One window of the Peromyscus maniculatus bairdii isolate BWxNUB_F1_BW_parent chromosome 18, HU_Pman_BW_mat_3.1, whole genome shotgun sequence genome contains the following:
- the LOC143269360 gene encoding uncharacterized protein LOC143269360 produces MLETFRNLTTIGYIWKDHNTEEHFQSTRRHERHERSQTGEKPSIYTQCGKDFAYDSHLQRHKKSHTGEKHYECNECGKAFVQHNYLERHERTHTEEKAYECNQCGKAVAQHNYLQRHERTHTGDKPFECNECYKAFVYHSNLQVHKRTHTGVKPYKGNQCGKAFAQHSAFQLHKRTHTGEKFYECNQCGKAFLYYSTLQIHNRTHTGEKPYECNQCGKAFAPHSALQLHKRTHTGEKSYECNQCGKAFLCYSTLQIHNRTHTGEKPYECNQCGKAFAYHSNLQGHKRTHTGEKPYECNQCGKVFGQYSYLQRHERTHTGEKPYECNQCGKVFGRHSYLQRHERTHTGEKPYECNQCGKVFAHHNTLQLHKRTHTGEKPYECNQCGKVFGRHSYLQRHERTHTGEKPYECNQCGKVFGRHSYLQRHKRTHTGEKPYECNQCGKAYADRGTLQSHERTHTGEKPYECNQCGKAFAQQSHLLRHERTHTREKSY; encoded by the exons atgctggagaccttCAGGAACCTCACTACCATAG GATACATTTGGAAAGACCATAATACTGAAGAGCATTTTCAAAGCACTAGAAGACATGAAAG GCATGAAAGAAGCcaaactggagagaaaccttcTATATATACTCAATGTGGTAAAGATTTTGCATATGatagtcatcttcaaaggcataaaaaatcacatactggagagaaacactATGAATGTAATGAGTGTGGAAAAGCCTTTGTACAACACAATTATCTTGaaaggcatgaaagaacacatactgaagAGAAagcctatgaatgtaatcagtgtggtaaagctgtTGCACAACACAAttatcttcaaaggcatgaaagaacacatactggagataAACCCTTTGAATGTAATGAATGCTATAAAGCCTTTGTTTATCACAGTAAtcttcaagtacataaaagaacacatactggagtgAAACCCTATAAaggtaatcaatgtggtaaagcatttgctcaACACAGTGCTTTTCAATTGCATAAAAGAACCcacactggagagaaattctatgaatgtaatcaatgtggtaaagcctttttatATTACAGTACTCTTCAAATTCATAacagaacacatactggagagaaaccctatgaatgtaatcagtgtggtaaagcatttgctccCCATAGTGCTCTTCAATTGCATAAAAGAACCCACACTGGAGAGAaatcctatgaatgtaatcaatgtggtaaagcctttttatgTTACAGTACTCTTCAAATTCATAacagaacacatactggagagaagccctatgaatgcaatcagtgtggtaaagcctttgcttaTCATAGTAATCTTCAagggcataaaagaacacatactggagagaaaccctatgaatgtaatcagtgtggtaaagtctTTGGACAATACAGTtatcttcaaagacatgaaagaacacatactggagagaaaccctatgaatgtaatcagtgtggtaaagtctTTGGACGACACAGTtatcttcaaagacatgaaagaacacatactggagagaaaccctatgaatgtaatcagtgtggtaaagtttTTGCTCATCACAATACTCTTCAACTGCATAAAAGAacccacactggagagaaaccctatgaatgtaatcagtgtggtaaagtctTTGGACGACACAGTtatcttcaaagacatgaaagaacacatactggagagaaaccctatgaatgtaatcagtgtggtaaagtctTTGGACGACACAGTTAtcttcaaagacataaaagaacacatactggagagaaaccctatgaatgcaatcagtgtGGAAAAGCCTATGCTGATCGTGGTACtcttcaaagtcatgaaagaacacatactggagagaaaccctatgaatgtaatcagtgtggtaaagcctttgcacaacaAAGTCATCTTCTAAGGCATGAAAGAACACACACTAGGGAGAAGTCCTATTAa